The DNA region CGGATCAGCGCGGCCTCTTGCGGGGATGCGATGACGCCATCGGCCCCGGCAGACAAAGCCTTGCCCGCGCGTTCCTGCACCAGATCGGTGATCGCGCCCGCCTTGATGCAGGATGCATCCAGATCGTCACGGTCAAGCGAGGTCAGGATCGTCACGGCCAGAATCTTCAGGTTGCTGTCACCGGCCCCTTCTTTGGCCGCACGGACCACATGCGGATCGCCGTGCACGGTCAGAAAGTCGAGGTCGAATTGGCTGATGCCGCGCACTGCGGCCTCGACGGTGGCGCCAATGTCAAACAGCTTCATGTCCAGAAAGATACGCTTGCCGTGATCCTGCTTAAGCTCATTGGCCAGCGCCAGCCCGCCACCCGTCAGCATCCCCAGACCGATTTTGTAGAAATCAACGGCATCGCCCAGCTTTTCGGCCAGCGCCAGACCATCCAGAACGTTGGGCACATCGACGGCGACGATCAGGCGGTCATCTGACATTGGGCGGCTCCTTTCAAGGGTTCCGGGCGGGTCTAACCGGGCGGCGCAGAAGGGGCAAATGCAAATGACGCAGCCTGCGGGTTGCAAACTGCGCCATAGGGCTCGGTTGGGACGTAT from Yoonia sp. R2331 includes:
- the pyrF gene encoding orotidine-5'-phosphate decarboxylase, which encodes MSDDRLIVAVDVPNVLDGLALAEKLGDAVDFYKIGLGMLTGGGLALANELKQDHGKRIFLDMKLFDIGATVEAAVRGISQFDLDFLTVHGDPHVVRAAKEGAGDSNLKILAVTILTSLDRDDLDASCIKAGAITDLVQERAGKALSAGADGVIASPQEAALIRALPEATGKLIVTPGVRPAGAELGDQKRVATPAQAIADGVDHIVVGRPIWQAADPRAAAQAILAEMVSPQAARPNA